A genomic window from Vigna radiata var. radiata cultivar VC1973A chromosome 2, Vradiata_ver6, whole genome shotgun sequence includes:
- the LOC106777138 gene encoding uncharacterized protein LOC106777138 produces MSWVLRSTKSKLLSSSSSSLSRTFPSFSRTAHHLPHNQIGALSPLTDLFHRNTASTPLAKENASGGNVTGLPKVPANKLGCDSNPINSLMYKASGLYTTVLAGARYGTRGSAAQSPMLMGVNTVMARSFERSMEAGTFGMIGHKRCMSDVPSKTCETNPSGFRPLSPHLPLYQPQLSSTLSIFNRIAGAFLAAVILLFYMIYIKVGSVSLTYDSFYQFIFYSSKLHLLVMEISALAVTYHLYSAIRHLRI; encoded by the exons ATGTCTTGGGTCCTCCGATCTACGAAGTCTAAGTtgctctcttcttcctcttcttcacttTCCAGAACCTTCCCTTCCTTTTCTCGCACCGCTCATCACCTCCCTCACAATCAGATCGGAGCTCTCTCTCCCCTCACCGATCTCTTCCACCGCAACACCGCCTCCACGCCTCTCG CGAAGGAAAATGCTTCTGGCGGAAACGTGACTGGTCTTCCCAAAGTTCCTGCGAATAAGCTTGGCTGTGATTCTAATCCGATCAATTCATTG ATGTATAAAGCTTCTGGACTGTACACCACTGTGCTGGCTGGAGCTAGATATGGCACTAGAGGTTCTGCTGCTCAGAGTCCAATGCTAATG GGAGTCAATACTGTGATGGCTAGAAGTTTTGAGAGAAGTATGGAAGCTGGCACGTTTGGAATGATTGGTCACAAACGTTGCATGAGTGACGTCCCAAGTAAAACCTGTGAGACAAACCCATCTGGTTTCCGTCCATTATCTCCTCATCTCCCTCTTTATCAGCCTCAACTCTCTTCAACTCTCTCAATTTTTAATAGAATTGCTGGAGCTTTCTTAGCCGCtgtcattttacttttttatatgatatatataaaagtggGTTCGGTTAGCCTCACCTATGACTCTTTCTACcagttcatattttattcatcaaAACTACACCTACTTGTCATGGAGATTTCTGCCTTAGCCGTGACCTACCATCTGTATAGTGCAATTCGTCACTTACGCATATGA